In Desulfobulbus oralis, one DNA window encodes the following:
- a CDS encoding peptidase domain-containing ABC transporter, giving the protein MLFFEQVNTALICFVLIAGEHKIELSRDRLVHEYGLSRREIPEKTLLRMARDLGLRARSLRASWRDLARLGKAFPVLARLKNGRHVVLTGLGRDRAGKPLLGLYDPLSREGHLRMGEEAFSALWGGELCLFKRVYRLGDEEQPFSLRWFIPEFLRQKATFFDVGLSVLFINLIALVTPLFFQIVIDKVLVNQAFTTLQVLGIGMSVALLVNACLDFLRDYLLLHATNKIDLRVTARTFRHLLHLPLDFFEHITAGVLTQHMQQTAKIRQFLSGSVFLTLLEASSLFVFLPFLFFYSVRLTGIVLVITALITLVIGLLIRPFRRRLDALYEAESKRQAMLVETIHGIATVKAMAIEPLLRGQWEQKVAAAVSMQFRVGRISITARSLTQFLERMMTVILIWVGAGLVFDGSLSVGALIAFQMLAGRVTSPLVRLVGLIHQYQEAALSVEKLGVVMNAREEWGADRHGARPSLMGDIQFERVSFRYGPDLPVALQEISLVIPAGSMLGIVGPSGSGKTTLTRMLQKVYFPSTGTIRINQCYLNELDTAHLRQHMGVVLQENFLFRATVAENIRAGQSAATREAIIHAAILAGADEFIVNLPQGYDTLLEEGAKNLSGGQRQRLAIARALLTQPEILILDEATSALDPESEAIVRANLKDIARNRTVLVVSHRLSMLKEADSIIVLDRGTVVGHGPHSALLGDCALYSKLWHQQMEL; this is encoded by the coding sequence ATGCTCTTTTTTGAACAGGTCAACACCGCCCTGATCTGCTTTGTTCTGATTGCCGGGGAGCACAAAATCGAGCTGAGCCGGGATCGTCTGGTCCACGAATATGGCTTGAGCCGGCGGGAGATACCTGAAAAAACCCTGCTGCGCATGGCCAGGGACCTTGGCCTGCGGGCGCGGAGCCTGCGCGCGTCCTGGCGGGATCTGGCCAGACTGGGCAAGGCCTTTCCGGTTCTGGCGCGTCTGAAAAACGGCCGTCATGTGGTGCTGACGGGTCTGGGCAGGGACAGGGCAGGAAAGCCGCTGCTTGGCCTGTACGATCCCTTGAGCAGGGAGGGGCACCTGCGCATGGGGGAAGAGGCGTTCTCCGCGCTCTGGGGAGGGGAACTCTGCCTGTTCAAGCGGGTGTACCGGCTGGGCGACGAGGAGCAGCCCTTTTCCCTGCGCTGGTTCATTCCGGAGTTTCTGCGTCAGAAAGCGACGTTTTTCGATGTGGGGCTGTCGGTGCTCTTCATCAACCTGATTGCCCTGGTGACGCCCCTGTTTTTTCAGATAGTGATCGACAAGGTGCTGGTGAACCAGGCCTTCACCACGCTGCAGGTGCTGGGGATAGGCATGAGCGTGGCGCTGCTGGTGAACGCCTGCCTGGATTTTCTCAGGGACTACCTGCTGCTGCACGCCACCAACAAGATCGATCTGCGGGTGACGGCCCGCACCTTCCGGCACCTTTTGCATCTGCCGCTGGACTTTTTCGAGCACATCACCGCGGGCGTGCTGACCCAGCACATGCAGCAGACGGCGAAGATCCGGCAGTTTCTCTCGGGCAGCGTGTTTCTGACCCTGCTGGAGGCCAGCTCGCTCTTTGTGTTTCTGCCCTTTCTGTTTTTCTACAGCGTCAGACTGACTGGGATTGTGCTGGTGATCACCGCTCTGATCACCCTGGTGATTGGGCTTTTGATCCGGCCCTTCAGGCGGCGTCTGGATGCGCTTTATGAGGCGGAGTCGAAGCGTCAGGCCATGCTGGTGGAAACGATTCACGGGATTGCGACGGTCAAGGCCATGGCGATCGAGCCGCTGCTGCGGGGCCAGTGGGAGCAGAAGGTGGCGGCTGCGGTGAGCATGCAGTTCAGGGTGGGCAGGATCTCGATTACCGCCCGCAGCCTGACCCAGTTTCTGGAGCGGATGATGACGGTGATCCTGATCTGGGTGGGCGCTGGTCTGGTTTTTGACGGCAGCCTGAGCGTGGGTGCGCTGATTGCCTTTCAGATGCTGGCGGGCCGGGTGACCTCGCCCCTGGTGCGTCTGGTGGGTCTGATCCACCAGTACCAGGAGGCGGCGCTTTCGGTGGAGAAGCTGGGGGTGGTGATGAACGCGCGCGAGGAGTGGGGGGCGGATCGGCACGGGGCCAGGCCCTCGCTCATGGGCGACATCCAGTTCGAGCGGGTGAGCTTCCGCTATGGGCCGGACCTGCCCGTGGCCTTGCAGGAGATTTCGCTTGTGATTCCTGCGGGCAGCATGCTGGGGATCGTGGGGCCGAGCGGTTCGGGCAAGACCACGCTCACCCGGATGCTGCAGAAGGTGTATTTTCCGTCCACCGGCACGATCCGGATCAACCAGTGCTATCTGAACGAGCTGGACACCGCGCATCTCCGGCAGCACATGGGGGTGGTGCTGCAGGAGAATTTTCTGTTTCGGGCGACAGTGGCGGAGAACATCCGTGCCGGGCAGTCGGCGGCCACCCGGGAGGCGATCATCCATGCGGCGATTCTGGCCGGAGCGGACGAGTTCATCGTGAATCTGCCCCAGGGCTACGACACGCTTTTGGAGGAGGGGGCGAAGAATCTGTCGGGCGGGCAGCGCCAGCGTCTGGCGATTGCGCGGGCGCTTTTGACCCAGCCGGAGATACTGATTCTGGACGAGGCCACGAGCGCTTTGGATCCGGAGAGCGAGGCGATTGTGCGGGCCAACCTGAAGGACATTGCCAGGAACCGGACGGTGCTGGTGGTCTCGCACCGGCTCTCCATGCTGAAGGAAGCGGACAGCATCATCGTGCTGGATCGGGGTACTGTGGTGGGCCATGGCCCGCACAGTGCCCTGCTCGGGGACTGCGCGCTGTACAGCAAGCTCTGGCATCAGCAGATGGAGCTGTAG
- a CDS encoding CopG family transcriptional regulator produces the protein MSELSRRSTIYFEARLHAALKLKAIHSNRSLSDLVNDAVRQALAEDQADLAAFGERSAEPTMSYQELLQDLKRHGQI, from the coding sequence ATGAGCGAATTGTCCAGGCGTTCCACCATCTACTTCGAAGCCCGGCTCCATGCTGCCCTGAAGCTCAAAGCCATCCACTCCAACCGCAGCCTGTCCGATCTTGTCAACGATGCCGTGCGTCAGGCCCTGGCCGAAGATCAGGCCGATCTGGCCGCCTTTGGCGAGCGAAGCGCAGAACCAACCATGAGCTATCAGGAACTGTTGCAGGATCTGAAACGGCATGGCCAGATATGA
- a CDS encoding calcium-binding protein, with translation MYGEEGDDLLVNQSGSAATTQMRGGAGSDEYLIQAGSGETVIDLDGDEKSTDTLRFGAGIGLSDIRLEKSGYDLIIRVGESGQSVKLADWYYVNADRRVDVFAFADGRSLSWQELLAQKAVTLATEGGQLDGNEGVDDVLRGSTVAKAGSTETLRGLGGGDRLYAGLSSTASLYGGRDDDQLFTNAAATKSYLYGEEGDDLLVNQSGSAATTQMRGGAGSDEYLIQAGSGETVIDLDGDEKSTDTLRFGEGIGLSDISLEKSGYDLIIRVGEGGQSVKLADWYYVHADRRVDVFAFADGRSLSWQELLAQKAVSLAMEGGQLDGNEGVDDVLRGSTVAKAGSTETLRGLGGRDRLYAGLSSTASLYGGRDDDQLFTNAAATKSYLYGEEGDDLLVNQSGSAATTRMRGGAGSDEYLIQAGSGETVIDLDGDEKSTDTLRFGEGIGLSDISLEKSGYDLIIRVGEGGQSVKLADWYYVHADRRVDVFAFADGRSLSWQELLAQKAVTLAMEGGQLDGNEGVDDVLRGSTVAKAGSTETLRGLGGRDRLYAGLSQTASLYGGRDDDQLFTNAAATKSYLYGEEGDDLLVNQSGSAATTRMRGGAGSDEYLIQAGSGETVIELDGDEKSTDTLRFGEGIGLSDISLEKSGYDLIIRIGESGQSVKLEYWYYPSYADRRVDVFAFADGKSLSWQELLAQKAVSAANGGYLQGNEGLGDILSGGSKSTVLTGGSGADVFLFRDALDETNNVDRITDFKPGEDKLHLSRSVFTALSEAGPLADSLFVANATGSALDDRDCILYNTTTGALLYDPDGTGAGAAIQFARLDSRPELKASDFFVVK, from the coding sequence TTGTACGGGGAGGAAGGCGACGATCTGCTGGTCAACCAGAGCGGGAGTGCGGCGACTACGCAGATGAGAGGCGGGGCGGGCTCGGACGAGTATCTGATCCAGGCGGGGAGCGGGGAGACGGTGATCGATCTGGATGGGGATGAGAAGAGCACGGACACGCTGCGCTTTGGGGCGGGGATCGGGCTTTCCGACATCCGTCTGGAGAAATCGGGCTATGATCTGATCATCCGGGTTGGTGAAAGCGGGCAGAGTGTGAAACTGGCGGACTGGTACTACGTCAATGCGGACAGGCGTGTGGATGTGTTTGCCTTTGCGGACGGCAGGAGCCTGAGCTGGCAGGAACTGCTGGCGCAGAAGGCGGTGACTCTGGCCACGGAAGGCGGACAGCTGGACGGCAATGAGGGGGTGGATGATGTGCTGCGGGGCAGCACTGTTGCCAAAGCCGGGAGCACTGAAACGCTGCGGGGCCTTGGCGGGGGGGATCGCCTCTATGCCGGGTTGTCTTCGACTGCGTCTCTGTATGGTGGCAGGGATGACGACCAGCTCTTCACCAATGCGGCCGCCACAAAATCGTATTTGTACGGGGAGGAGGGCGACGATCTGCTGGTCAACCAGAGCGGGAGTGCGGCGACTACGCAGATGAGAGGCGGGGCGGGCTCGGACGAGTATCTGATCCAGGCGGGGAGCGGGGAGACGGTGATCGATCTGGATGGGGATGAGAAGAGCACGGACACGCTGCGCTTTGGCGAGGGGATCGGGCTTTCCGACATCAGTCTGGAGAAATCGGGCTATGATCTGATCATCCGGGTTGGCGAAGGCGGGCAGAGTGTGAAACTGGCGGACTGGTACTACGTCCATGCGGACAGGCGTGTGGATGTGTTTGCCTTTGCGGACGGCAGGAGCCTGAGCTGGCAGGAGCTGCTGGCGCAGAAGGCGGTGAGTCTGGCCATGGAAGGCGGACAGCTGGACGGCAATGAGGGGGTGGATGATGTGCTGCGAGGCAGCACTGTTGCCAAAGCCGGGAGCACTGAAACGCTGCGGGGTCTTGGCGGGCGGGATCGCCTCTATGCGGGGTTGTCTTCGACCGCGTCTCTGTATGGTGGCAGGGATGACGACCAGCTCTTCACCAATGCGGCTGCCACAAAATCGTATCTGTACGGGGAGGAGGGCGACGATCTGCTGGTCAACCAGAGCGGGAGTGCGGCGACTACGCGGATGAGAGGCGGGGCGGGCTCGGACGAGTATCTGATCCAGGCGGGGAGCGGGGAGACGGTGATCGATCTGGATGGGGATGAGAAGAGCACGGACACGCTGCGCTTTGGGGAGGGGATCGGGCTTTCCGACATCAGTCTGGAGAAATCGGGCTATGATCTGATCATCCGGGTTGGCGAAGGCGGGCAGAGTGTGAAACTGGCGGACTGGTACTACGTCCATGCGGACAGGCGTGTGGATGTGTTTGCCTTTGCGGACGGCAGGAGCCTGAGCTGGCAGGAGCTGCTGGCGCAGAAGGCGGTGACTCTGGCCATGGAAGGCGGACAGCTGGACGGCAATGAGGGGGTGGATGATGTGCTGCGAGGCAGCACTGTTGCCAAAGCCGGGAGCACTGAAACGCTGCGGGGCCTTGGCGGGCGGGATCGCCTCTATGCGGGGTTGTCCCAGACTGCGTCTCTGTATGGTGGCAGGGATGACGACCAGCTCTTCACCAATGCGGCCGCCACAAAATCGTATCTGTACGGGGAAGAAGGTGACGATCTGCTGGTCAACCAGAGCGGGAGTGCGGCGACTACGCGGATGAGAGGCGGGGCGGGCTCGGACGAGTATCTGATCCAGGCGGGGAGCGGGGAGACGGTGATCGAGCTGGATGGGGATGAGAAGAGTACGGACACGCTGCGCTTTGGGGAGGGGATCGGGCTTTCCGACATCAGTCTGGAGAAATCGGGCTATGATCTGATCATCCGGATTGGCGAGAGCGGGCAGAGTGTGAAACTGGAGTACTGGTACTATCCGAGCTATGCGGACAGGCGTGTGGATGTGTTTGCCTTTGCGGACGGCAAGAGCCTGAGCTGGCAGGAGCTGCTGGCGCAGAAGGCGGTGAGCGCCGCGAACGGCGGTTACCTGCAGGGCAACGAGGGGCTTGGAGACATCCTTTCCGGCGGCTCCAAAAGTACGGTTCTGACGGGTGGCAGCGGGGCAGACGTTTTTCTGTTCAGGGATGCGCTGGACGAAACGAACAATGTAGACCGGATTACGGACTTCAAGCCGGGCGAAGACAAGCTGCATCTGAGCCGGTCGGTGTTCACGGCCCTTTCTGAAGCGGGCCCGCTTGCAGACAGCCTTTTTGTGGCCAATGCCACAGGCTCTGCCCTGGATGACCGGGACTGCATCCTCTACAACACCACGACAGGGGCGCTTCTGTACGATCCGGACGGCACCGGAGCAGGAGCTGCGATCCAGTTTGCCCGGCTGGATAGCAGGCCGGAACTCAAGGCCAGCGACTTCTTCGTGGTGAAATAG
- a CDS encoding HlyD family type I secretion periplasmic adaptor subunit: MGNLDRELLEYQPDAAAIEAGGVPGGARWVLYVILAAIVALVVGAIVFRVDRIVVAEGELITSAPAIVVQPLNTAVIRSIEARVGDAVEAGQLLATLDATFASADLGQLEKQAHALAAQLRRIEAELGGGDFRARPEEAGDGLLQEQVLRQRRQVVAETRRLNADKVAALEAKLAQNGVQQAGQERQGKVLRDMEGTAARRLKGEDETQRRLRLIEARKARVEVENVLGNLRAEAEVTRQELKEARSEWRRFVEERQADLLEQAVELRREHNRVEEELHKARRMHELIELRAPARGVVLQAAERSVGSVIQQAEPFMVLVPRGTVLEAEVEVASRDIGRIREGDTARIKLDAFPFQRHGVLPGAVRVISENAFARASGEELLKGEEAHPAGGAAFYRCRITLLDSKLQKVPAGFRLLPGMKLRAEIKVGTRSVISYFLYPVIRALDEGLREP, translated from the coding sequence ATGGGCAATCTGGATCGTGAGCTTCTGGAGTATCAGCCGGATGCGGCGGCGATCGAGGCAGGCGGTGTTCCGGGCGGGGCGCGCTGGGTGCTGTACGTGATTCTGGCGGCGATAGTGGCGCTGGTTGTGGGGGCGATAGTGTTCCGGGTTGACCGGATCGTGGTGGCAGAGGGGGAGCTGATCACCAGCGCGCCTGCCATTGTGGTGCAGCCGCTGAATACGGCGGTGATCCGGAGCATCGAGGCCAGAGTGGGGGATGCGGTGGAGGCGGGGCAGTTGCTGGCGACCCTGGATGCGACCTTTGCCAGTGCGGATCTGGGGCAGTTGGAGAAGCAGGCCCATGCTCTGGCGGCGCAGCTCAGGCGGATAGAGGCGGAGCTTGGGGGCGGGGATTTCCGGGCCAGACCGGAGGAGGCGGGGGACGGTCTTCTGCAGGAGCAGGTGCTGAGGCAGCGGCGGCAGGTGGTGGCGGAGACGCGGCGTCTGAATGCGGACAAGGTGGCGGCGCTGGAGGCGAAACTGGCCCAGAATGGGGTTCAGCAGGCGGGTCAGGAGCGACAGGGCAAGGTGCTGCGGGACATGGAGGGCACAGCGGCGCGTCGGCTGAAGGGGGAGGATGAGACGCAGAGGCGGCTTCGTCTGATCGAGGCCAGGAAGGCGCGGGTCGAGGTGGAGAATGTGCTGGGCAACCTGCGTGCCGAGGCCGAGGTGACCCGGCAGGAGCTGAAGGAGGCTCGTTCGGAGTGGCGGCGTTTTGTGGAGGAGCGTCAGGCTGATCTTCTGGAACAGGCGGTGGAGTTGCGGCGTGAGCACAACCGGGTTGAGGAGGAGCTGCACAAGGCGCGTCGGATGCATGAGCTGATCGAGCTGAGGGCCCCGGCCCGTGGGGTGGTGCTGCAGGCGGCGGAGCGCTCGGTGGGTTCGGTGATTCAGCAGGCCGAGCCGTTCATGGTGCTGGTGCCGCGGGGCACGGTGCTGGAGGCGGAGGTGGAGGTGGCGTCCAGAGACATTGGCCGGATCAGGGAGGGTGATACGGCGCGGATCAAGCTCGATGCCTTTCCCTTTCAGCGGCATGGGGTTCTGCCCGGAGCGGTGCGGGTGATCAGCGAAAACGCCTTTGCCCGTGCTTCTGGGGAAGAGCTGCTTAAGGGAGAAGAAGCCCACCCGGCTGGGGGCGCGGCCTTTTACCGCTGCCGGATCACCCTGCTGGACAGCAAATTGCAAAAGGTTCCGGCAGGCTTTCGTCTGCTGCCGGGGATGAAGCTGCGTGCGGAGATCAAGGTGGGGACGCGCTCAGTGATTTCGTATTTTCTCTATCCCGTTATCCGGGCTTTGGACGAGGGGCTGCGCGAGCCGTGA
- a CDS encoding type II toxin-antitoxin system RelE family toxin → MARYELRFRQSVARDLRRLPKQDLALLLRRIASLADNPRPAGYEKLSNQAWYRVRQGVYRIVYEIQDQALLVTVVKIGHRREVYRKR, encoded by the coding sequence ATGGCCAGATATGAACTCAGGTTCAGACAATCGGTTGCCAGGGATCTGCGCCGACTGCCCAAACAGGATCTGGCTCTCCTGCTCCGGCGTATTGCATCCCTGGCCGACAATCCCCGCCCTGCGGGGTACGAAAAGCTGAGCAATCAGGCCTGGTACCGCGTCCGCCAGGGAGTTTACCGCATTGTGTACGAAATCCAGGATCAGGCTCTGCTGGTGACGGTGGTTAAAATCGGGCATCGCCGCGAAGTCTACAGAAAACGCTGA